ATATTCGGCCACCCACTTGTATAAAATCACTTCGTTATGATTGAAGACGAAGCCGTCATGGTCTTCACAAAAATCCGCGGCAGTACGGAAAGTGGATATGGCTTCCGCTGCTCCTTCTTCCCATTCCCACATCCAATAGGGATCCAAATGGGCATTACAAATCAAGTGCAATCGTTTCATGAGCGATCTCCTCTACCGTAAAAACAAAAAAAGGATGTTGAAACAAAAAAGCAAGGATCGGGCACGCAAGACCTTCGGCAGGCCGCCACTTTCCGGCTTGGGGCAAGCAAAGACTCAACAAGTTTTGGGCGGGAATTTCTTACACAAAAATAGGGGCGCTTTAAAATCTTTGCAATCGTTGTTGGGGTTGATCAACATGCACTGGCCGGGAACCATGATCAGTTTCTGAATGTCATTTTCTCGAACACAACTTTGAACCTGCCGTTTTCGACATAAGGCCGTCTCGTCATCGTAAAAGAGGTATTTGCAATGAGAGCACTGTTCCGGAACGGATATATTCATTTTCGAATTCTCCCGCGCAAGATCTTCACCTGATCGGTCACGGCAACTAGGCCTGTCTATGTCCGCTTTAAGGTCGAAGGTCTCTATTAAATAACGAGGTGCAGACCTGCGTTTTAACTATCCTATTTGAATACATCATAGCATAAAATTTCTCTTCGGCGTGATGCTGAAAAGGTAAAAGGAACCGTCCTGTCCACACTGTTTCTTGGGGTTAAGGACGGGATGTCAATGGGCGATACTGCGTCAGAAGTCTGGCGGCTTACCTCTCTAGGCAGGATGTATTAATCCTGCTTGCGAACGGTGAGCGTCTCGAGGAAGGCATCGATGCGCGTATTCACCTGTTCGTCGGACCAGCTGCGCGAATCGTTCATGTCTGCTTCCAGCATGAGCGTGGGAATTCCGTAGCGCTCTTCGAGACGGCGTGCCAGTTCATATTGTCCGAAAGAATAGGCGCGGCAGCTTCGGTTCGAATGCATAACAAAACCGTCAAGACTATATTTTTTGACCATGGCAACCAAGTCATTTTCCCGATAATCTAATCCGTGGTTGATATACCCGCCCAAATAGGTAGATGCATAGGAAAGGAGTTGGTCATTCGGATCTTGCAAAGGACCGCGATAACAAAAGTTTTCAGGATAAGTGGAGACCACTAAGGCGGCTCCTTGTTCGGCAAATTTTAGCGAAAGCGGATTGATATGATGCCAAATCGCGAGGTTGTCCCAGCCGAGCCGGAACTGTTCGCCGGGGATGGCTGCGATATTGTTGCGGACCCGATCTTCCACCTCCGCCTTCAATTCTTCATAATAGTCTATGCACAGTTGGGTGCCGCGCAGGGTGACAATGGGCGCAAGATGAATAAAAGTATCGAAAGAATTCATGGGCGCAGGTTTATGGGCAAGCAATTCCTGAATGTCACGCCAGAGATCAGCAGCCATTTCCGATAAGCGCACACACTCGTAGAAGCGTTCTTGATCGAAGGGCTTACCCGTTACCGCAACAATACCCTCAATATACGCTTCCAGCTGAGCTCTCATATAGCGCAGCCCATGATCCGTGTCTTGAAGGTCATATTGATAGGGCGCGTCAATGTAAAGAAGAGGCACGCTGAAATGGCGCTGCAATTCTTGATACCATTTGGCGACGGTTCCGCAAATATTGTTGCAGCAGACGAGCAAATCAGGTTTTGGGAGGCCGCCTATAGGGCTTGTTCCGGTGAGGATCGCGCCAATATCGGTGCGCGCATAGGAACACAGGTCTTGTGAAAATCCCGCATCTTCCGCTGCGCCGCAAAGGATGTTCGCCATTCGTGTGGCGCCGCACATAGCCGCATGGTTTTCGGGGTAGAGCGGCGTAATGTCGGCGGCATAGAGGAATTCGACAGGAGCGCCGCTGGTAATCCACGCCATTTTTTGATCGGTGCCTTCGCCCATTTTCGCGCCCATGTAGTACATGGTCATGATTTCTTTCATGCGCTTGTACGATTTCAACCGAGGAAGTTCGATGCTCATAGGCAAGTCCTTCTTCTTGGAGCGGAGAAAGGCGATAGAGCGCATTTGTCCGTTCCCGCCATGGTGGTCATTCGTAACTCTTTTATTGCGGCAGCAGGAATGAAGAAGACAAGCTTAGAAAAGCCGAGCTTCTTAACCGCCTGCCGCACGATCTGCCGCATACTCGCGTTTTTGCACAGCTATGATGGTGCTTCCCAAAGCGATTGCTGTAATTATAAACAAAATAAGCAGTGCCTTGCCTGCACTGACTAAAAAGACTTCGCGCTGAAAGGTACCCAAGGCTGTCTGTATTTCGGTCACGTTTCGTTGGGTTGCCATGATGGGCAGCAAAGTATCAATATATTTTCTGACAGTAAAGAAGTCGATCAGACCGGGAATAAGAGTCGCTGCGTATTGCCAGCCGTAGAAAAAGATGACACCATAGACAATGGGCCGCTTCGAAAAGGTTCCGAGAAAGACGGATAGGGAACCGTAAGCGAGTAAGGCAAGGACAATGACGCCCATATAGTGGAACAGGAGTGTCAGATCTGTTATGCGCGTCAGTTCAAGATTTGCGTGGAGGGTGGACGCGGCAAAGGTCAAGGCGCAGGCGCACAACAAGATGGCGGAGGCAACAATCATGAAGGCGATAAATCTACCGAATACCCAAGCGGAACGGGCCGTGGGCCGAACCAGAATATAGATCATGGTGCGCATTTCAATATCTTCCGCCACCAACATGCCGGCGAAGAACAGTGCTAATAAGGGCGTAAACACATTGATAAAAAGATCTTCGGCGAGGCGGACAAAAACGTTATCGCCCAATTCAGAATAATTGCCCAGAGCCAAATAGGACATGGCGATGGGGATCAACACGGGAAGAAAGGCAATCAAGGCGGCCATCGCAAGGCGGCGGCGGCGAAACAAAATCTGAAGGGCATGGCCGCAGGATGCGCCCATTACGGTGAAATACCCGCCATGGTGGGGTTGTTGCTGTGATGTCAACCACGTTGGCAGGGTAAGGACAGCGTTTCCGTTCAATGATCCCGATGCTTCGTTGCCGGGCAGTCCTTGTTCCGGAATATGATCGTCAGTCTTCATAAAAGGATCCTATACGTCCATGACACTATCGGGTCAAATAATCAAATATAGATTGTAAGTTATCATCAGAACAGCTGATGCCTTGGATGCGGGAAGCATCCTCACAGGCCATCTGATTCAAGAGTTCGTAACAGCTGTTCAGTTCTCGAGTATGAATGGTAAAGGCGTCGTTTTCAAATTCCAGTCCCGTCACTTCCGGAAGGGCGGTGAAAGGTTCGGACAAGCCACGGGGATTGCCGGTAGTGACGCGGATAGAGTGGGGGTATTGGTCGATGAGCCTACGGATTTCGCTCAGTTGCCCTTGCGCCAATAAATTGCCCCGATAGATCAACACGATGTTGTCGGTGATCCGTTCTATTTCATAGAGGATATGGCTGGACACGATTACGGACAGCCCCGCATCGGCAAGGGATTGGATCAACATGACCATCTCTTCGCGTCCCCGGGGATCGAGCCCGTTCATGGGTTCATCGAGAAACAATAATTTTGGTGCCGACGCCAAGGCTTGTGCAATTTTGATTCGCTGACGCATGCCTTTACTATAACTGCTGATGGCATCGTGCATGCGCTCGGTCATGCGCGCCATTTCCAGTGCATTGTAGGCGGCTTCATGGGCCTTTTTACGATTCATGCCCCAATAGCGGTTCAGCCAGAACACGAATTCATAGCCGGTCGAGTTTTCAAAGAAATAGTCTGTTTCCGGACAATAACTTACTTGGCGCATGACACCGATATTGTTGCGCGGCTTTTCTCCAAAGAGCTTTATACTGCCGCGGCTTGGCGCATAGAGTCCCAATGCGAGTTTAATAAAGGTGCTTTTTCCCGCGCCATTAGGTCCGAGCAAGCCGGTGATCCCCGGCTTGATGGAGAGGTTAAGATTGTTTACAGCGACTACTTCGCCGAACCATTTTGAAAGTTCATGGGCTTCAATTAACGCGGTCATCACGCCAACTCCTCTCGGCGCAGCCGCCGCAATAAAATAAGCAAGGCCAGCAGACAAACTGTGACAACGAAAAGGAAGGACCAATACCAGGGCAGGGTGAAAAGATTTCGGTGTTCATTAAAGAGCACCTCTCCCACACGGCGCAGCGTCAGGGGGAAAGAGACGGCCAAAAAGTTGCGTTGGCGCAGCAGCGTCGCGAGAAGACCTGAAAAGCTGGAATCTGCCACTAGCGCCATGATGATGGTGATGGTCGCATAGTTTTGTGTGGGCAGCACAGCGGAACACGCCAATACACACAAGGCGGTCGGGATTACGATTAAGAGGGAATAGGCTAAAATGGACAGCGGCCACCACCAGCTCGCCTGCAGGGTTTCAAGTCCCGGCAGCAACAGATTATGGAGCAGCACCAAAAAGATTCCCGGCAGTGCGGTGATGGATAAGCCGAGCAGTACGAGAGTCAAAATCTTGCCCAACGCATAATCTACCCAAGTCAGCGGTTTAGAAAAATAAATTTCCATCAGGTTGTTGCGTACGTCGTTGCAGATCATGCCTGCGCCGCTGTAGAGCAGAATAATGAACATGATGGAGGTCTGCAAGTATAGGAAGCCGAAGAAGGTTGTTGCTTTAATTTCGATGGCGGCAATATTGGAGAAAACCAGCTGCAGCGGATTATTCGGATCTTGGGCAAGCACATCATAGCCCACAATCTGGAGCAGGCGTATAATCACATGGAGGCAGGCAATGAGATAGAGGAGTTTGAAAATACGAAATTTCGCGAGGGTCCTCAATTCCTGTTCGATAACGACCAGCCATCGAAAATGTTTGCGGGGCCGCCCTTCATATTCCCGAAAGGTGTTAGCATAAATCGGCACGGATCAGTCCTTTCCAACGGCCTGCAAAAAGACCGATTCGAGGCTATGGCGGGCAGGCTGAAAATGTCGAATTTGCGAGGAACAGTCTGCCGCTGTTTTGAAAAGCTGTTGTATATCGCCGTTATCACGGCATTGAACGAGCCAGGTATTGCCGGGGGGAATACGCTCACAGTGCATGCCCAGCCCCTGCAATGCCGCCACGCACGCGGCGTCATTGTCGCGGAAACGAAGCTCATAGCGGTTGGCTTGCGGTCCCGTCAAGCTTTCAATGTCACCTTGCTGAACCACGCGCCCTTTGTTGATCACGATCAGATGTTTGCAGACATGTTGTACATCGGGCAGCAGGTGAGAGGATACTACCACCGATATGCCCGGTCGTTTACTGATGTCTTTAATCAGGTTCAAGATTTCAATGCGCCCATCGGGATCGAGTCCGTTGGTGGGCTCATCGAAGAGCAAGAGTTTTGGATCGTGCAAAATGGCTTGCGCAAGTTTTACACGCTGCAGCATGCCCGTTGAATAACTCTCCATTGTGCGGTAACGGCTGTCGCCCAGCTTAACATAGTTCAGCACTTCATGGGCACGTTCGAGGGCGTCCACATGGCTCATTCCAAAGATGCGGCCGCAGTATCGCAAGAAGGAAACGGCGCTTACCTTGGGGCTGGATATCTCGCGTTCAGGCATATAGCCGAGCCGATGCCGGATATTGATCGCCTGCTCCGGCATCTCCATATCGAAGACGCGTATGCGCCCCTTTTCTGCGCGCACAAAGCCGAGCAAGGTTTTTATAAGCGTACTTTTGCCCGCGCCATTCGGACCGAGCAGCCCTGTGGCGCCACTTTTCAATTCGAGGGTGACGCCATCCAGAGCACGCACATCACGATAGGACACACATAAATCAGATAGGGATATTACTGGTGTCAACGGTTATTATTCCCGGTGTTGTAGCAGACGGAATCCGTCAGCCCGTAACATTTTAGTAGTTAACATTTAACACGAGCGGAAGCACTTCTCCCTGCTCCACGTTAATGAATTCACTATGCACATAACGCACTTCTAAGGGGTTGCCAATGCCCATCTCGAAATAAAAGATGTCCAGCTGCCATTCGCCGGGCATCACATCTTCCATGAGGAAGCTTCCGGCGGGGTTGATCCCCACGCTTTGACCCAGCAGTTGGGTAACGTCCACCGTTTCGCCCAAGGGCGCTTGCGACATGCCCGGGCGTACGAGAACGACCCGTCCGCCGAGCAGATTGACGGGGCCGGGGATGCACTGCCCTTCAATGCGGCCGCCTTCTTGGGTCCCGAAATCGTAGCGCGTTGCGACGCCCTCTTCCACGGTCAATTGCACGCCTCGCGCGTCATAGATGCTGGTCAGATCGCCGGAGCTGATGTCGGTGACCATGGCTTGGTATTCGCCTGAGGCAAGGCCGTCAAGATAATAGTAGCCGCTTTGGTCTGTAGTGACATTCTGGGTGACGCCATTGCCTACGACCAAGATGACCGCTTCAGACATGGCACGCCCCTCACTGTAGACATAGCCTTCAATAGCGCCGCCCGAACCGAAACGTATCCGTATATTTTCTTGACGATCGCCCACACCAACAACAATCAATTCGCTTTGTGAGGTGGGGTAGCCGGGATGTTCTGCAACGATAACGTAATCGCCTTCGGGCAGACTGTCGAAAGAAAAGACGCCGTCGCTGCCTGTTCGTTGAATTTGGTTATCGGGAACGGCATTGGAAGCAAGCATCATCAAGGCTTCTGCAGGCGACGAGGCTTCGAGCAGTGTCACCCGTGTGCCCGCAATATCGCCGCCGTCATTGGCGTACACACTTCCCGCAATGACGCTGCCTTCATCGGAAAGGATCAGATCGATACCGTCGAGAATTTCGCCCGCCTCCACTTTGATCTCAGTGCGCGCAGGCGTATAGCCGGATGCAGTCGCTTCCAGCCGATAGGTGCCCGCGTTAATACTTAATTCATAGCTGCCGTCAGGCGCATAAAATTGTTCGGAACGGATATTTTGGGACATCATCCCCATCACATTGACGGCGCCCGTGTTTTCCGACAAGGGATACGCGGCGACTTCATAGCTTTCCAAGGCTTCGCTTCGACCTTTGGCGAGGACGCGTCCGCGCACCACAGCCGTCTGACGCATGAGGATACGGGTCTCGTCATTCAAGCGTACACGGCGCACGGTGGTGGGGGAATAGCCGTCTTTTTCCGCCACAATGCTGTATTGTCCTGAGCCGACGCTGTCAAAGCGGAACTTACCGTTGTTGGCAGTGGTCGTTGTCAGTTCAAAGCCCTGAAATCCGCCCATCGTCACGCCGGCAAGGCGTATATTGACGCCGTCCACGCCGGCGCCGCGATCGTCCACCGCCTGTCCATAGACAGCGAAAGAACCCTCTTCGATATTGCTTAATATAACCTTGACCCCTTGGAGGTCACTGTAACCGTCGGGATAAATGGGAGTGCCTAAGGGCGACACTTTGTAGCCTTCTTTTTGCGCGAAAATTTGATATTCACCGGCAGGAAGTTCTTCGATTAGGAAGTTGCCGTCCTTGTCGGAGGTGGCATTTCTAAAGGCTTGGGCGGAAGTCATGCTTCGGAAGAAACTGCCATAGCCGGGAATGCAAATGATTT
This genomic window from Candidatus Hydrogenedentota bacterium contains:
- a CDS encoding 2-hydroxyacyl-CoA dehydratase → MSIELPRLKSYKRMKEIMTMYYMGAKMGEGTDQKMAWITSGAPVEFLYAADITPLYPENHAAMCGATRMANILCGAAEDAGFSQDLCSYARTDIGAILTGTSPIGGLPKPDLLVCCNNICGTVAKWYQELQRHFSVPLLYIDAPYQYDLQDTDHGLRYMRAQLEAYIEGIVAVTGKPFDQERFYECVRLSEMAADLWRDIQELLAHKPAPMNSFDTFIHLAPIVTLRGTQLCIDYYEELKAEVEDRVRNNIAAIPGEQFRLGWDNLAIWHHINPLSLKFAEQGAALVVSTYPENFCYRGPLQDPNDQLLSYASTYLGGYINHGLDYRENDLVAMVKKYSLDGFVMHSNRSCRAYSFGQYELARRLEERYGIPTLMLEADMNDSRSWSDEQVNTRIDAFLETLTVRKQD
- a CDS encoding ABC transporter ATP-binding protein → MTALIEAHELSKWFGEVVAVNNLNLSIKPGITGLLGPNGAGKSTFIKLALGLYAPSRGSIKLFGEKPRNNIGVMRQVSYCPETDYFFENSTGYEFVFWLNRYWGMNRKKAHEAAYNALEMARMTERMHDAISSYSKGMRQRIKIAQALASAPKLLFLDEPMNGLDPRGREEMVMLIQSLADAGLSVIVSSHILYEIERITDNIVLIYRGNLLAQGQLSEIRRLIDQYPHSIRVTTGNPRGLSEPFTALPEVTGLEFENDAFTIHTRELNSCYELLNQMACEDASRIQGISCSDDNLQSIFDYLTR
- a CDS encoding ABC transporter ATP-binding protein; its protein translation is MTPVISLSDLCVSYRDVRALDGVTLELKSGATGLLGPNGAGKSTLIKTLLGFVRAEKGRIRVFDMEMPEQAINIRHRLGYMPEREISSPKVSAVSFLRYCGRIFGMSHVDALERAHEVLNYVKLGDSRYRTMESYSTGMLQRVKLAQAILHDPKLLLFDEPTNGLDPDGRIEILNLIKDISKRPGISVVVSSHLLPDVQHVCKHLIVINKGRVVQQGDIESLTGPQANRYELRFRDNDAACVAALQGLGMHCERIPPGNTWLVQCRDNGDIQQLFKTAADCSSQIRHFQPARHSLESVFLQAVGKD
- a CDS encoding carboxypeptidase regulatory-like domain-containing protein, yielding MPPRRSSISSVSIIQIIAMVVLVLIAVIGLSFMFAPRKPAPPPTSRISYEARPKKSEGQIITAMPEYTVSETEPMPAVTVTEVPETAAIEEEPPLDLEISGVVLKAADQTAIANARIFVERKPDANDRIVLASMDRVQRRRMAMQFRERQSGSSDEKGTFTVNVTRAGVYEVTIQAPGYIPFVGDTAPVDEEQTSYHLEARLSSGASISGRVTEAGSSNGAAGVTVRVESVGDPSGVTDSDGNYTVEGLPTGELSVAVDLRESAYMAGHALPFQKVSIKRADERIKNINFEVEAAGVVWGHVLTMDNRPIESANVLLSSGESMFSQALSTIAKEARPIMDMTDSEGYYELLGVPFGQEWRLHASSDKEAPQLSDPFLLTPSQRNVKIDIFLFSGTNVSGQVTTEKNQAVPGAQIICIPGYGSFFRSMTSAQAFRNATSDKDGNFLIEELPAGEYQIFAQKEGYKVSPLGTPIYPDGYSDLQGVKVILSNIEEGSFAVYGQAVDDRGAGVDGVNIRLAGVTMGGFQGFELTTTTANNGKFRFDSVGSGQYSIVAEKDGYSPTTVRRVRLNDETRILMRQTAVVRGRVLAKGRSEALESYEVAAYPLSENTGAVNVMGMMSQNIRSEQFYAPDGSYELSINAGTYRLEATASGYTPARTEIKVEAGEILDGIDLILSDEGSVIAGSVYANDGGDIAGTRVTLLEASSPAEALMMLASNAVPDNQIQRTGSDGVFSFDSLPEGDYVIVAEHPGYPTSQSELIVVGVGDRQENIRIRFGSGGAIEGYVYSEGRAMSEAVILVVGNGVTQNVTTDQSGYYYLDGLASGEYQAMVTDISSGDLTSIYDARGVQLTVEEGVATRYDFGTQEGGRIEGQCIPGPVNLLGGRVVLVRPGMSQAPLGETVDVTQLLGQSVGINPAGSFLMEDVMPGEWQLDIFYFEMGIGNPLEVRYVHSEFINVEQGEVLPLVLNVNY